A genome region from Engraulis encrasicolus isolate BLACKSEA-1 chromosome 6, IST_EnEncr_1.0, whole genome shotgun sequence includes the following:
- the sirt7 gene encoding NAD-dependent protein deacetylase sirtuin-7, which yields MEEPTESRCLCRDERKALEKAKIIQRENRRKSFKMISEILKKDDGERTEKELAALQQNQDIAEELCKRKIQRTVLKRKQEEMYDSTEELQLKVKQLAEAMQMSKSLVIYTGAGISTAASIPDYRGPDGVWTRLKRGLPVSVTDLSQAEPTFTHMCIKMLHEEKLVQHVVSQNCDGLHLRSGFPRQNLSELHGNMFIEVCTSCTPTREYIRLFDVTERTAKHRHATGRQCGECGGDLRDTIVHFGERGTLDWPLNWNGAIDAAEHCDAILCLGSSLKVLKKYPRLWCMTRPASRRPRLYIVNLQWTPKDDMASLKIHGKCDVVMSLLMEELNIKVPAYNRDEDPIVTMATPLGPAEEASHTRRLVNSPSACPQESSDCTDESSEVRGGWFGRGYNKGQRKKLTAQQSEQRNSDEKMSKIDVAT from the exons ATGGAGGAACCCACTGAGAGCCGATGTTTATGTCGAGACGAAAGAAAAGCACTAGAAAAGGCTAAAATTATACAACGAGAAAATCGGAGGAAGTCGTTCAAAATG ATATCAGAAATCTTGAAGAAGGATGATGGAGAACGCACAGAGAAAGAGCTGGCAGCCTTACAGCAGAATCAAGACATTGCTGAAGAATTATGCAAAAGGAAAATACAGAGGACTGTACTGAAGAGGAAGCAAGAAGAG ATGTACGACAGCACAGAAGAACTGCAACTGAAAGTGAAGCAGCTTGCCGAGGCGATGCAGATGTCTAAAAGCCTGGTCATCTACACTGGTGCCGGGATCAGCACG GCGGCATCAATCCCAGACTACAGAGGGCCGGACGGAGTGTGGACAAGATTGAAGAGGGGGCTCCCAGTCAG CGTCACTGATTTGAGTCAAGCTGAGCCCACTTTTACACACATGTGCATCAAGATGCTGCATGAGGAAAAGCTG GTTCAGCATGTAGTCTCTCAAAACTGTGATGGGCTCCACCTAAGAAGTGGATTTCCAAGGCAGAATCTCTCTGAGTTGCATGGGAATATGTTTATAGAG GTGTGTACGTCCTGCACCCCGACGAGGGAATACATCCGTCTCTTTGATGTCACGGAGCGAACAGCTAAACACAGGCATGCGACCGGCCGGCAGTGTGGTGAGTGTGGAGGAGACCTGAGGGATACGATCGTTCACTTCGGGGAACGCGGCACGCTGGACTGGCCTCTCAACTGGAACGGAGCCATAGACGCGGCGGAACACTGTGACGCCATCCTCTGTTTGGGCTCAAGCCTCAAG GTTCTGAAGAAGTATCCTCGTCTGTGGTGTATGACTCGGCCTGCCTCGAGGAGACCACGCCTCTATATTGTCAACCTACAG TGGACCCCAAAGGATGATATGGCTTCTCTGAAAATCCATGGAAAGTGTGATGTCGTGATGTCCCTACTCATGGAGGAGCTGAACATTAAAGTACCAGCTTATAACAG ggacgAAGATCCTATTGTCACCATGGCAACACCTCTGGGACCAGCAGAGGAGGCAAGTCACACGCGTAGATTGGTCAACTCTCCATCTGCCTGCCCTCAAGAGTCCAGTGACTGTACAGACGAGTCTTCAGAGGTCCGCGGAGGCTGGTTTGGACGTGGATACAACAAAGGACAGAGGAAAAAACTGACGGCGCAACAAAGTGAACAAAGAAACTCTGATGAAAAGATGAGCAAGATAGATGTGGCTACATga